In Triticum urartu cultivar G1812 chromosome 6, Tu2.1, whole genome shotgun sequence, the following proteins share a genomic window:
- the LOC125512570 gene encoding blue copper protein-like, whose protein sequence is MASGAGSCLALVVLLLAARAFPAAATSFTVGGKSGWTIGVDYTTWASGNTFKVGDSLVFNYAKGLHTVAEVSAADYLACAAANAVGSDASGATTVPLKTAGKHYFICTITGHCAGGMKLEVTVSGSGSGSSPSTPMPTPTTPYTSPTPTTTTPTTPYTTPTTPYTTPTSPACTGTTPGATPLTPVSPGTMPFYYYNGAAEFPPAAWASFSLVCAAVVQLGLL, encoded by the exons ATGGCTTCCGGCGCCGGTTCATGCTTGGCCCTGGTGGTGCTGCTCCTCGCCGCCCGCGCCTTCCCGGCGGCCGCCACCAGCTTCACCGTCGGCGGCAAGTCCGGCTGGACGATCGGCGTCGACTACACCACCTGGGCCAGCGGCAACACTTTCAAAGTCGGCGACAGTCTCG TGTTCAACTACGCCAAGGGTCTCCACACGGTGGCGGAGGTGAGCGCGGCCGACTACCTGGCGTGCGCGGCGGCCAACGCGGTCGGCTCCGACGCCAGCGGCGCGACCACCGTGCCCCTCAAGACCGCCGGAAAGCACTACTTTATCTGCACCATCACAGGCCACTGCGCTGGCGGGATGAAGCTCGAGGTGACCGTCTCCGGctccggctctggctcctcaCCGTCAACCCCGATGCCCACCCCGACCACGCCGTACACGAGTCCGACcccgacgacgacgacgccgaCCACGCCGTACACGACCCCTACAACGCCATACACGACGCCGACGTCTCCAGCGTGCACTGGCACCACGCCTGGCGCGACGCCGCTGACACCGGTGTCCCCAGGCACCATGCCGTTCTATTATTACAATGGCGCCGCCGAGTTCCCGCCGGCGGCGTGGGCTAGCTTTTCTCTGGTTTGTGCCGCGGTTGTGCAGCTCGGACTGTTATGA